Proteins from a single region of Neodiprion virginianus isolate iyNeoVirg1 chromosome 4, iyNeoVirg1.1, whole genome shotgun sequence:
- the LOC124303240 gene encoding serine/arginine-rich splicing factor 5 isoform X6: MRNDAGSACSGAKIMSTRVFVGGLTYRVRERDLEKFFRKYGRIKEVAMKNGFAFVEFDDYRDADDAVYELNGKELLGERITVERARGTPRGSDQWRYGDSRGGYGDSRRSARDDMRHDRDSVNRNTRTASSYKQSLPRYGPPTRTEYRLTVENLSSRVSWQDLKDYMRQAGEVTYADAHKQRRNEGVVEFATYSDLKNAIDKLDDTELNGRRIRLIEDKRRGRRSRSSSSRSRSRSRSRSRRRSRSRSRSRRSSRSRSRRSSRSKSRAHSKSKSKSKSKSPEHSRSRSKSKSKAERSKSRSQSKSKAKSPSKDRSSHERSRGDRSRSRSISKHSKSHSRSRSPMNGDKSPEKEKDD; this comes from the exons ATGCGCAACGATGCGGGAAGTGCGTGTAGCGGCgctaaaat AATGAGCACCCGAGTATTCGTTGGTGGATTAACATACCGGGTGCGAGAGCGCGACCTTGAGAAGTTCTTCCGGAAATATGGTAGAATCAAGGAGGTCGCTATGAAGAACGGATTTGCCTTTGTG GAATTTGACGACTACAGAGATGCTGATGACGCAGTCTATGAACTGAATGGAAAAGAGCTTCTAGGAGAAAG AATTACTGTAGAGAGGGCCCGGGGGACACCTAGGGGTAGTGACCAGTGGCGCTATGGTGACTCCCGTGGTGGTTATGGGGACTCGAGGCGATCTGC CCGAGACGATATGAGACACGACAG AGATAGTGTGAACAGAAACACGAGGACCGCATCTAGCTACAAGCAATCATTGCCCAG aTATGGACCACCTACCCGTACAGAGTATCGTCTTACAGTGGAGAATCTATCGAGCCGTGTCAGCTGGCAG GATTTGAAGGATTACATGAGACAAGCTGGAGAAGTGACATATGCCGATGCACACAAACAGCGTAGAAACGAAGG TGTTGTCGAATTTGCCACATACTCTGATTTGAAGAACGCAATTGACAAGCTTGACGACACGGAATTAAACGGACGTCGAATTCGGCTGATTGAAGACAAAAGAAGAGGACGCCGTTCCAGATCATCAAGCTCGCGATCTCGTTCACGCTCCAGGTCCCGCTCCCGACGTCGTTCCCGTTCTCGCTCAAG GAGTCGCCGCAGCTCACGTAGCCGTAGCCGACGCAGCAGCCGTTCCAAGTCCAGGGCACATTCGAAATCCAAATCAAAGTCCAAATCCAAGTCTCCTGAGCACAGCCGCTCTCGTTCCAAGTCCAA GTCCAAGGCTGAGAGGTCTAAGTCCAGGTCGCAGTCCAAATCCAAAGCCAAGTCCCCCTCAAA GGACAGGTCGAGTCACGAACGATCAAGGGGCGACAGATCCAGGTCACGATCAATTAGCAAACACAGCAAATCTCACAGTCGTTCTCGTTCGCCAATGAATGGTGACAAATCGccggaaaaagagaaagacgATTGA
- the LOC124303240 gene encoding serine/arginine-rich splicing factor 5 isoform X2 — protein MRNDAGSACSGAKIMSTRVFVGGLTYRVRERDLEKFFRKYGRIKEVAMKNGFAFVEFDDYRDADDAVYELNGKELLGERVAVEIARGVSGRRGDRGYGRSRSWRDNRDDMRHDRDSVNRNTRTASSYKQSLPRYGPPTRTEYRLTVENLSSRVSWQDLKDYMRQAGEVTYADAHKQRRNEGVVEFATYSDLKNAIDKLDDTELNGRRIRLIEDKRRGRRSRSSSSRSRSRSRSRSRRRSRSRSRSRRSSRSRSRRSSRSKSRAHSKSKSKSKSKSPEHSRSRSKSKSRDRSKSKSKSKSISRSRSRSKAERSKSRSQSKSKAKSPSKDRSSHERSRGDRSRSRSISKHSKSHSRSRSPMNGDKSPEKEKDD, from the exons ATGCGCAACGATGCGGGAAGTGCGTGTAGCGGCgctaaaat AATGAGCACCCGAGTATTCGTTGGTGGATTAACATACCGGGTGCGAGAGCGCGACCTTGAGAAGTTCTTCCGGAAATATGGTAGAATCAAGGAGGTCGCTATGAAGAACGGATTTGCCTTTGTG GAATTTGACGACTACAGAGATGCTGATGACGCAGTCTATGAACTGAATGGAAAAGAGCTTCTAGGAGAAAG AGTGGCGGTGGAGATAGCACGGGGTGTTTCAGGGAGGCGAGGCGACCGTGGCTACGGACGCTCACGCTCCTGGAGAGACAA CCGAGACGATATGAGACACGACAG AGATAGTGTGAACAGAAACACGAGGACCGCATCTAGCTACAAGCAATCATTGCCCAG aTATGGACCACCTACCCGTACAGAGTATCGTCTTACAGTGGAGAATCTATCGAGCCGTGTCAGCTGGCAG GATTTGAAGGATTACATGAGACAAGCTGGAGAAGTGACATATGCCGATGCACACAAACAGCGTAGAAACGAAGG TGTTGTCGAATTTGCCACATACTCTGATTTGAAGAACGCAATTGACAAGCTTGACGACACGGAATTAAACGGACGTCGAATTCGGCTGATTGAAGACAAAAGAAGAGGACGCCGTTCCAGATCATCAAGCTCGCGATCTCGTTCACGCTCCAGGTCCCGCTCCCGACGTCGTTCCCGTTCTCGCTCAAG GAGTCGCCGCAGCTCACGTAGCCGTAGCCGACGCAGCAGCCGTTCCAAGTCCAGGGCACATTCGAAATCCAAATCAAAGTCCAAATCCAAGTCTCCTGAGCACAGCCGCTCTCGTTCCAAGTCCAA ATCAAGAGACCGCTCAAAGTCCAAATCTAAGTCAAAGTCCATATCCAGATCTCGTTCTAGGTCCAAGGCTGAGAGGTCTAAGTCCAGGTCGCAGTCCAAATCCAAAGCCAAGTCCCCCTCAAA GGACAGGTCGAGTCACGAACGATCAAGGGGCGACAGATCCAGGTCACGATCAATTAGCAAACACAGCAAATCTCACAGTCGTTCTCGTTCGCCAATGAATGGTGACAAATCGccggaaaaagagaaagacgATTGA
- the LOC124303240 gene encoding serine-arginine protein 55 isoform X8, translated as MRNDAGSACSGAKIMSTRVFVGGLTYRVRERDLEKFFRKYGRIKEVAMKNGFAFVEFDDYRDADDAVYELNGKELLGERVAVEIARGVSGRRGDRGYGRSRSWRDNRDDMRHDRYGPPTRTEYRLTVENLSSRVSWQDLKDYMRQAGEVTYADAHKQRRNEGVVEFATYSDLKNAIDKLDDTELNGRRIRLIEDKRRGRRSRSSSSRSRSRSRSRSRRRSRSRSRSRRSSRSRSRRSSRSKSRAHSKSKSKSKSKSPEHSRSRSKSKSRDRSKSKSKSKSISRSRSRSKAERSKSRSQSKSKAKSPSKDRSSHERSRGDRSRSRSISKHSKSHSRSRSPMNGDKSPEKEKDD; from the exons ATGCGCAACGATGCGGGAAGTGCGTGTAGCGGCgctaaaat AATGAGCACCCGAGTATTCGTTGGTGGATTAACATACCGGGTGCGAGAGCGCGACCTTGAGAAGTTCTTCCGGAAATATGGTAGAATCAAGGAGGTCGCTATGAAGAACGGATTTGCCTTTGTG GAATTTGACGACTACAGAGATGCTGATGACGCAGTCTATGAACTGAATGGAAAAGAGCTTCTAGGAGAAAG AGTGGCGGTGGAGATAGCACGGGGTGTTTCAGGGAGGCGAGGCGACCGTGGCTACGGACGCTCACGCTCCTGGAGAGACAA CCGAGACGATATGAGACACGACAG aTATGGACCACCTACCCGTACAGAGTATCGTCTTACAGTGGAGAATCTATCGAGCCGTGTCAGCTGGCAG GATTTGAAGGATTACATGAGACAAGCTGGAGAAGTGACATATGCCGATGCACACAAACAGCGTAGAAACGAAGG TGTTGTCGAATTTGCCACATACTCTGATTTGAAGAACGCAATTGACAAGCTTGACGACACGGAATTAAACGGACGTCGAATTCGGCTGATTGAAGACAAAAGAAGAGGACGCCGTTCCAGATCATCAAGCTCGCGATCTCGTTCACGCTCCAGGTCCCGCTCCCGACGTCGTTCCCGTTCTCGCTCAAG GAGTCGCCGCAGCTCACGTAGCCGTAGCCGACGCAGCAGCCGTTCCAAGTCCAGGGCACATTCGAAATCCAAATCAAAGTCCAAATCCAAGTCTCCTGAGCACAGCCGCTCTCGTTCCAAGTCCAA ATCAAGAGACCGCTCAAAGTCCAAATCTAAGTCAAAGTCCATATCCAGATCTCGTTCTAGGTCCAAGGCTGAGAGGTCTAAGTCCAGGTCGCAGTCCAAATCCAAAGCCAAGTCCCCCTCAAA GGACAGGTCGAGTCACGAACGATCAAGGGGCGACAGATCCAGGTCACGATCAATTAGCAAACACAGCAAATCTCACAGTCGTTCTCGTTCGCCAATGAATGGTGACAAATCGccggaaaaagagaaagacgATTGA
- the LOC124303240 gene encoding serine/arginine-rich splicing factor 5 isoform X3: protein MRNDAGSACSGAKIMSTRVFVGGLTYRVRERDLEKFFRKYGRIKEVAMKNGFAFVEFDDYRDADDAVYELNGKELLGERITVERARGTPRGSDQWRYGDSRGGYGDSRRSARDDMRHDRDSVNRNTRTASSYKQSLPRYGPPTRTEYRLTVENLSSRVSWQDLKDYMRQAGEVTYADAHKQRRNEGVVEFATYSDLKNAIDKLDDTELNGRRIRLIEDKRRGRRSRSSSSRSRSRSRSRSRRRSRSRSRSRRSSRSRSRRSSRSKSRAHSKSKSKSKSKSPEHSRSRSKSKSRSRSKAERSKSRSQSKSKAKSPSKDRSSHERSRGDRSRSRSISKHSKSHSRSRSPMNGDKSPEKEKDD from the exons ATGCGCAACGATGCGGGAAGTGCGTGTAGCGGCgctaaaat AATGAGCACCCGAGTATTCGTTGGTGGATTAACATACCGGGTGCGAGAGCGCGACCTTGAGAAGTTCTTCCGGAAATATGGTAGAATCAAGGAGGTCGCTATGAAGAACGGATTTGCCTTTGTG GAATTTGACGACTACAGAGATGCTGATGACGCAGTCTATGAACTGAATGGAAAAGAGCTTCTAGGAGAAAG AATTACTGTAGAGAGGGCCCGGGGGACACCTAGGGGTAGTGACCAGTGGCGCTATGGTGACTCCCGTGGTGGTTATGGGGACTCGAGGCGATCTGC CCGAGACGATATGAGACACGACAG AGATAGTGTGAACAGAAACACGAGGACCGCATCTAGCTACAAGCAATCATTGCCCAG aTATGGACCACCTACCCGTACAGAGTATCGTCTTACAGTGGAGAATCTATCGAGCCGTGTCAGCTGGCAG GATTTGAAGGATTACATGAGACAAGCTGGAGAAGTGACATATGCCGATGCACACAAACAGCGTAGAAACGAAGG TGTTGTCGAATTTGCCACATACTCTGATTTGAAGAACGCAATTGACAAGCTTGACGACACGGAATTAAACGGACGTCGAATTCGGCTGATTGAAGACAAAAGAAGAGGACGCCGTTCCAGATCATCAAGCTCGCGATCTCGTTCACGCTCCAGGTCCCGCTCCCGACGTCGTTCCCGTTCTCGCTCAAG GAGTCGCCGCAGCTCACGTAGCCGTAGCCGACGCAGCAGCCGTTCCAAGTCCAGGGCACATTCGAAATCCAAATCAAAGTCCAAATCCAAGTCTCCTGAGCACAGCCGCTCTCGTTCCAAGTCCAA ATCTCGTTCTAGGTCCAAGGCTGAGAGGTCTAAGTCCAGGTCGCAGTCCAAATCCAAAGCCAAGTCCCCCTCAAA GGACAGGTCGAGTCACGAACGATCAAGGGGCGACAGATCCAGGTCACGATCAATTAGCAAACACAGCAAATCTCACAGTCGTTCTCGTTCGCCAATGAATGGTGACAAATCGccggaaaaagagaaagacgATTGA
- the LOC124303240 gene encoding serine-arginine protein 55 isoform X1, producing MRNDAGSACSGAKIMSTRVFVGGLTYRVRERDLEKFFRKYGRIKEVAMKNGFAFVEFDDYRDADDAVYELNGKELLGERITVERARGTPRGSDQWRYGDSRGGYGDSRRSARDDMRHDRDSVNRNTRTASSYKQSLPRYGPPTRTEYRLTVENLSSRVSWQDLKDYMRQAGEVTYADAHKQRRNEGVVEFATYSDLKNAIDKLDDTELNGRRIRLIEDKRRGRRSRSSSSRSRSRSRSRSRRRSRSRSRSRRSSRSRSRRSSRSKSRAHSKSKSKSKSKSPEHSRSRSKSKSRDRSKSKSKSKSISRSRSRSKAERSKSRSQSKSKAKSPSKDRSSHERSRGDRSRSRSISKHSKSHSRSRSPMNGDKSPEKEKDD from the exons ATGCGCAACGATGCGGGAAGTGCGTGTAGCGGCgctaaaat AATGAGCACCCGAGTATTCGTTGGTGGATTAACATACCGGGTGCGAGAGCGCGACCTTGAGAAGTTCTTCCGGAAATATGGTAGAATCAAGGAGGTCGCTATGAAGAACGGATTTGCCTTTGTG GAATTTGACGACTACAGAGATGCTGATGACGCAGTCTATGAACTGAATGGAAAAGAGCTTCTAGGAGAAAG AATTACTGTAGAGAGGGCCCGGGGGACACCTAGGGGTAGTGACCAGTGGCGCTATGGTGACTCCCGTGGTGGTTATGGGGACTCGAGGCGATCTGC CCGAGACGATATGAGACACGACAG AGATAGTGTGAACAGAAACACGAGGACCGCATCTAGCTACAAGCAATCATTGCCCAG aTATGGACCACCTACCCGTACAGAGTATCGTCTTACAGTGGAGAATCTATCGAGCCGTGTCAGCTGGCAG GATTTGAAGGATTACATGAGACAAGCTGGAGAAGTGACATATGCCGATGCACACAAACAGCGTAGAAACGAAGG TGTTGTCGAATTTGCCACATACTCTGATTTGAAGAACGCAATTGACAAGCTTGACGACACGGAATTAAACGGACGTCGAATTCGGCTGATTGAAGACAAAAGAAGAGGACGCCGTTCCAGATCATCAAGCTCGCGATCTCGTTCACGCTCCAGGTCCCGCTCCCGACGTCGTTCCCGTTCTCGCTCAAG GAGTCGCCGCAGCTCACGTAGCCGTAGCCGACGCAGCAGCCGTTCCAAGTCCAGGGCACATTCGAAATCCAAATCAAAGTCCAAATCCAAGTCTCCTGAGCACAGCCGCTCTCGTTCCAAGTCCAA ATCAAGAGACCGCTCAAAGTCCAAATCTAAGTCAAAGTCCATATCCAGATCTCGTTCTAGGTCCAAGGCTGAGAGGTCTAAGTCCAGGTCGCAGTCCAAATCCAAAGCCAAGTCCCCCTCAAA GGACAGGTCGAGTCACGAACGATCAAGGGGCGACAGATCCAGGTCACGATCAATTAGCAAACACAGCAAATCTCACAGTCGTTCTCGTTCGCCAATGAATGGTGACAAATCGccggaaaaagagaaagacgATTGA
- the LOC124303240 gene encoding serine-arginine protein 55 isoform X10: MRNDAGSACSGAKIMSTRVFVGGLTYRVRERDLEKFFRKYGRIKEVAMKNGFAFVEFDDYRDADDAVYELNGKELLGERITVERARGTPRGSDQWRYGDSRGGYGDSRRSARDDMRHDRDSVNRNTRTASSYKQSLPRYGPPTRTEYRLTVENLSSRVSWQDLKDYMRQAGEVTYADAHKQRRNEGVVEFATYSDLKNAIDKLDDTELNGRRIRLIEDKRRGRRSRSSSSRSRSRSRSRSRRRSRSRSRSRRSSRSRSRRSSRSKSRAHSKSKSKSKSKSPEHSRSRSKSKDRSSHERSRGDRSRSRSISKHSKSHSRSRSPMNGDKSPEKEKDD, from the exons ATGCGCAACGATGCGGGAAGTGCGTGTAGCGGCgctaaaat AATGAGCACCCGAGTATTCGTTGGTGGATTAACATACCGGGTGCGAGAGCGCGACCTTGAGAAGTTCTTCCGGAAATATGGTAGAATCAAGGAGGTCGCTATGAAGAACGGATTTGCCTTTGTG GAATTTGACGACTACAGAGATGCTGATGACGCAGTCTATGAACTGAATGGAAAAGAGCTTCTAGGAGAAAG AATTACTGTAGAGAGGGCCCGGGGGACACCTAGGGGTAGTGACCAGTGGCGCTATGGTGACTCCCGTGGTGGTTATGGGGACTCGAGGCGATCTGC CCGAGACGATATGAGACACGACAG AGATAGTGTGAACAGAAACACGAGGACCGCATCTAGCTACAAGCAATCATTGCCCAG aTATGGACCACCTACCCGTACAGAGTATCGTCTTACAGTGGAGAATCTATCGAGCCGTGTCAGCTGGCAG GATTTGAAGGATTACATGAGACAAGCTGGAGAAGTGACATATGCCGATGCACACAAACAGCGTAGAAACGAAGG TGTTGTCGAATTTGCCACATACTCTGATTTGAAGAACGCAATTGACAAGCTTGACGACACGGAATTAAACGGACGTCGAATTCGGCTGATTGAAGACAAAAGAAGAGGACGCCGTTCCAGATCATCAAGCTCGCGATCTCGTTCACGCTCCAGGTCCCGCTCCCGACGTCGTTCCCGTTCTCGCTCAAG GAGTCGCCGCAGCTCACGTAGCCGTAGCCGACGCAGCAGCCGTTCCAAGTCCAGGGCACATTCGAAATCCAAATCAAAGTCCAAATCCAAGTCTCCTGAGCACAGCCGCTCTCGTTCCAAGTCCAA GGACAGGTCGAGTCACGAACGATCAAGGGGCGACAGATCCAGGTCACGATCAATTAGCAAACACAGCAAATCTCACAGTCGTTCTCGTTCGCCAATGAATGGTGACAAATCGccggaaaaagagaaagacgATTGA
- the LOC124303240 gene encoding serine-arginine protein 55 isoform X4, with translation MRNDAGSACSGAKIMSTRVFVGGLTYRVRERDLEKFFRKYGRIKEVAMKNGFAFVEFDDYRDADDAVYELNGKELLGERITVERARGTPRGSDQWRYGDSRGGYGDSRRSARDDMRHDRYGPPTRTEYRLTVENLSSRVSWQDLKDYMRQAGEVTYADAHKQRRNEGVVEFATYSDLKNAIDKLDDTELNGRRIRLIEDKRRGRRSRSSSSRSRSRSRSRSRRRSRSRSRSRRSSRSRSRRSSRSKSRAHSKSKSKSKSKSPEHSRSRSKSKSRDRSKSKSKSKSISRSRSRSKAERSKSRSQSKSKAKSPSKDRSSHERSRGDRSRSRSISKHSKSHSRSRSPMNGDKSPEKEKDD, from the exons ATGCGCAACGATGCGGGAAGTGCGTGTAGCGGCgctaaaat AATGAGCACCCGAGTATTCGTTGGTGGATTAACATACCGGGTGCGAGAGCGCGACCTTGAGAAGTTCTTCCGGAAATATGGTAGAATCAAGGAGGTCGCTATGAAGAACGGATTTGCCTTTGTG GAATTTGACGACTACAGAGATGCTGATGACGCAGTCTATGAACTGAATGGAAAAGAGCTTCTAGGAGAAAG AATTACTGTAGAGAGGGCCCGGGGGACACCTAGGGGTAGTGACCAGTGGCGCTATGGTGACTCCCGTGGTGGTTATGGGGACTCGAGGCGATCTGC CCGAGACGATATGAGACACGACAG aTATGGACCACCTACCCGTACAGAGTATCGTCTTACAGTGGAGAATCTATCGAGCCGTGTCAGCTGGCAG GATTTGAAGGATTACATGAGACAAGCTGGAGAAGTGACATATGCCGATGCACACAAACAGCGTAGAAACGAAGG TGTTGTCGAATTTGCCACATACTCTGATTTGAAGAACGCAATTGACAAGCTTGACGACACGGAATTAAACGGACGTCGAATTCGGCTGATTGAAGACAAAAGAAGAGGACGCCGTTCCAGATCATCAAGCTCGCGATCTCGTTCACGCTCCAGGTCCCGCTCCCGACGTCGTTCCCGTTCTCGCTCAAG GAGTCGCCGCAGCTCACGTAGCCGTAGCCGACGCAGCAGCCGTTCCAAGTCCAGGGCACATTCGAAATCCAAATCAAAGTCCAAATCCAAGTCTCCTGAGCACAGCCGCTCTCGTTCCAAGTCCAA ATCAAGAGACCGCTCAAAGTCCAAATCTAAGTCAAAGTCCATATCCAGATCTCGTTCTAGGTCCAAGGCTGAGAGGTCTAAGTCCAGGTCGCAGTCCAAATCCAAAGCCAAGTCCCCCTCAAA GGACAGGTCGAGTCACGAACGATCAAGGGGCGACAGATCCAGGTCACGATCAATTAGCAAACACAGCAAATCTCACAGTCGTTCTCGTTCGCCAATGAATGGTGACAAATCGccggaaaaagagaaagacgATTGA
- the LOC124303240 gene encoding serine-arginine protein 55 isoform X7, translated as MSTRVFVGGLTYRVRERDLEKFFRKYGRIKEVAMKNGFAFVEFDDYRDADDAVYELNGKELLGERITVERARGTPRGSDQWRYGDSRGGYGDSRRSARDDMRHDRDSVNRNTRTASSYKQSLPRYGPPTRTEYRLTVENLSSRVSWQDLKDYMRQAGEVTYADAHKQRRNEGVVEFATYSDLKNAIDKLDDTELNGRRIRLIEDKRRGRRSRSSSSRSRSRSRSRSRRRSRSRSRSRRSSRSRSRRSSRSKSRAHSKSKSKSKSKSPEHSRSRSKSKSRDRSKSKSKSKSISRSRSRSKAERSKSRSQSKSKAKSPSKDRSSHERSRGDRSRSRSISKHSKSHSRSRSPMNGDKSPEKEKDD; from the exons ATGAGCACCCGAGTATTCGTTGGTGGATTAACATACCGGGTGCGAGAGCGCGACCTTGAGAAGTTCTTCCGGAAATATGGTAGAATCAAGGAGGTCGCTATGAAGAACGGATTTGCCTTTGTG GAATTTGACGACTACAGAGATGCTGATGACGCAGTCTATGAACTGAATGGAAAAGAGCTTCTAGGAGAAAG AATTACTGTAGAGAGGGCCCGGGGGACACCTAGGGGTAGTGACCAGTGGCGCTATGGTGACTCCCGTGGTGGTTATGGGGACTCGAGGCGATCTGC CCGAGACGATATGAGACACGACAG AGATAGTGTGAACAGAAACACGAGGACCGCATCTAGCTACAAGCAATCATTGCCCAG aTATGGACCACCTACCCGTACAGAGTATCGTCTTACAGTGGAGAATCTATCGAGCCGTGTCAGCTGGCAG GATTTGAAGGATTACATGAGACAAGCTGGAGAAGTGACATATGCCGATGCACACAAACAGCGTAGAAACGAAGG TGTTGTCGAATTTGCCACATACTCTGATTTGAAGAACGCAATTGACAAGCTTGACGACACGGAATTAAACGGACGTCGAATTCGGCTGATTGAAGACAAAAGAAGAGGACGCCGTTCCAGATCATCAAGCTCGCGATCTCGTTCACGCTCCAGGTCCCGCTCCCGACGTCGTTCCCGTTCTCGCTCAAG GAGTCGCCGCAGCTCACGTAGCCGTAGCCGACGCAGCAGCCGTTCCAAGTCCAGGGCACATTCGAAATCCAAATCAAAGTCCAAATCCAAGTCTCCTGAGCACAGCCGCTCTCGTTCCAAGTCCAA ATCAAGAGACCGCTCAAAGTCCAAATCTAAGTCAAAGTCCATATCCAGATCTCGTTCTAGGTCCAAGGCTGAGAGGTCTAAGTCCAGGTCGCAGTCCAAATCCAAAGCCAAGTCCCCCTCAAA GGACAGGTCGAGTCACGAACGATCAAGGGGCGACAGATCCAGGTCACGATCAATTAGCAAACACAGCAAATCTCACAGTCGTTCTCGTTCGCCAATGAATGGTGACAAATCGccggaaaaagagaaagacgATTGA
- the LOC124303240 gene encoding serine-arginine protein 55 isoform X9 has protein sequence MVGTRVYVGGLPYGTRERDLERFFRGYGRFRDVLIKNGYGFVEFDDYRDADDAVYELNGKELLGERVAVEIARGVSGRRGDRGYGRSRSWRDNRDDMRHDRDSVNRNTRTASSYKQSLPRYGPPTRTEYRLTVENLSSRVSWQDLKDYMRQAGEVTYADAHKQRRNEGVVEFATYSDLKNAIDKLDDTELNGRRIRLIEDKRRGRRSRSSSSRSRSRSRSRSRRRSRSRSRSRRSSRSRSRRSSRSKSRAHSKSKSKSKSKSPEHSRSRSKSKSRDRSKSKSKSKSISRSRSRSKAERSKSRSQSKSKAKSPSKDRSSHERSRGDRSRSRSISKHSKSHSRSRSPMNGDKSPEKEKDD, from the exons ATGGTAGGGACAAGGGTCTATGTCGGTGGGCTTCCATACGGCACCAGGGAAAGAGACCTTGAGAGATTTTTCAGAGGCTACGGTCGATTTCGTGATGTACTCATCAAGAACGGTTACGGCTTTGTT GAATTTGACGACTACAGAGATGCTGATGACGCAGTCTATGAACTGAATGGAAAAGAGCTTCTAGGAGAAAG AGTGGCGGTGGAGATAGCACGGGGTGTTTCAGGGAGGCGAGGCGACCGTGGCTACGGACGCTCACGCTCCTGGAGAGACAA CCGAGACGATATGAGACACGACAG AGATAGTGTGAACAGAAACACGAGGACCGCATCTAGCTACAAGCAATCATTGCCCAG aTATGGACCACCTACCCGTACAGAGTATCGTCTTACAGTGGAGAATCTATCGAGCCGTGTCAGCTGGCAG GATTTGAAGGATTACATGAGACAAGCTGGAGAAGTGACATATGCCGATGCACACAAACAGCGTAGAAACGAAGG TGTTGTCGAATTTGCCACATACTCTGATTTGAAGAACGCAATTGACAAGCTTGACGACACGGAATTAAACGGACGTCGAATTCGGCTGATTGAAGACAAAAGAAGAGGACGCCGTTCCAGATCATCAAGCTCGCGATCTCGTTCACGCTCCAGGTCCCGCTCCCGACGTCGTTCCCGTTCTCGCTCAAG GAGTCGCCGCAGCTCACGTAGCCGTAGCCGACGCAGCAGCCGTTCCAAGTCCAGGGCACATTCGAAATCCAAATCAAAGTCCAAATCCAAGTCTCCTGAGCACAGCCGCTCTCGTTCCAAGTCCAA ATCAAGAGACCGCTCAAAGTCCAAATCTAAGTCAAAGTCCATATCCAGATCTCGTTCTAGGTCCAAGGCTGAGAGGTCTAAGTCCAGGTCGCAGTCCAAATCCAAAGCCAAGTCCCCCTCAAA GGACAGGTCGAGTCACGAACGATCAAGGGGCGACAGATCCAGGTCACGATCAATTAGCAAACACAGCAAATCTCACAGTCGTTCTCGTTCGCCAATGAATGGTGACAAATCGccggaaaaagagaaagacgATTGA